One window of Chryseobacterium sp. JJR-5R genomic DNA carries:
- a CDS encoding RagB/SusD family nutrient uptake outer membrane protein — translation MKNIVNKHNFIKRLIIIPSILIGGLSISSCSDEFLNQPAYNSSDTESVFTNIETADAFVQGLYRGLVPTEMFYQLGAGDTVTHSAEDGTTNNSKYNIANYQYDAYTPNTVTGIYAAMYAVIERTNIAIDRLPDMPASPKRDALLAEAKAIRAFCYYNLIRVYGDVPAIWIPLEEADPNDPSTLYPKRTSRDVIYDKVIADIQESIGNMPASNGTPERLNKQSTNALLARIALYAAGYSLRWDLNTGAAGTMSRRPDNARVQQLYQIADAAAASVINGGTNSLVQAQGGKSGFEALWFNFDRRNFSAVNQEMLWHIAEYGPNTNSAFGVYAHPGSRGGTYGSRKALQFILPSYYLSFNPADKRRDVATTSYSIYFLRTGAATDTWVDVGTTYSCIMPGKFRISWCVEPQAADARNLNIPIIRYADVLLMYAETQNYLNGGPTAQGIAALQQVRNRAGIGSLAVPSGQQAFESAIVQERKWEFSDEFMLRTDLIRMNRLASEIAATKQTMKNLSNRTGQFASTPIYRLYKYHKNTQVYGDPFLAVTYIDLTDPAQIAQVQAVPTNSSGYAAYQTTLRNIALANGQTSTADDKWYPANMFQAYTSTFNGNARKAVGFIEGFNQLQVGNIIYTKPTGAFENGGVYPTWIEGNGDGLFYGFVPNKTELLPFAAASAGHPLVDNPNLTQLPGY, via the coding sequence ATGAAAAACATAGTTAACAAGCATAATTTCATTAAGAGATTAATCATAATCCCGTCTATTCTGATCGGCGGGCTCAGCATCAGTTCCTGCAGCGACGAGTTTTTAAACCAGCCTGCCTACAACTCTTCTGATACAGAATCGGTTTTTACCAATATAGAAACGGCGGATGCATTTGTTCAGGGCCTTTACAGAGGCCTGGTCCCTACAGAAATGTTCTATCAGCTGGGCGCAGGGGATACGGTGACGCACTCTGCGGAAGACGGAACCACCAATAACTCCAAATACAATATCGCCAACTATCAGTATGATGCCTATACGCCGAATACCGTGACCGGGATATATGCCGCCATGTATGCAGTGATCGAAAGAACCAACATCGCGATCGACAGGTTGCCGGATATGCCGGCCAGCCCGAAGCGTGATGCATTACTGGCAGAAGCAAAAGCCATCCGCGCATTTTGCTATTACAACCTGATCAGGGTGTACGGTGACGTGCCTGCCATTTGGATTCCTTTGGAAGAGGCAGATCCCAATGATCCCAGTACACTGTATCCTAAGCGTACTTCACGTGATGTAATTTATGATAAGGTAATTGCTGACATCCAGGAATCAATCGGCAACATGCCGGCTTCCAACGGGACACCGGAAAGACTGAACAAGCAGTCGACCAACGCACTTTTGGCAAGGATTGCCCTCTATGCAGCAGGATACTCTCTCCGTTGGGACCTTAATACCGGAGCTGCAGGCACCATGTCCCGCCGTCCGGATAACGCAAGAGTTCAGCAGCTGTACCAGATTGCCGATGCAGCAGCGGCTTCTGTAATCAACGGCGGTACCAACAGCCTGGTACAGGCACAGGGCGGCAAAAGCGGCTTTGAAGCGCTTTGGTTCAATTTTGACAGAAGGAATTTCTCAGCGGTAAATCAGGAAATGCTCTGGCACATCGCTGAATACGGACCGAACACCAATTCGGCATTCGGAGTGTATGCACACCCGGGCTCAAGAGGAGGGACGTACGGATCCCGTAAAGCCCTGCAGTTTATCCTTCCAAGTTATTACCTTTCTTTTAACCCTGCAGATAAACGAAGGGATGTTGCTACAACGTCTTACAGTATCTACTTCTTAAGGACAGGTGCAGCAACTGACACCTGGGTAGATGTAGGAACTACGTATTCCTGTATTATGCCGGGCAAATTCAGGATTTCATGGTGTGTGGAACCACAGGCTGCAGATGCACGTAACCTGAATATTCCGATCATCAGATATGCTGATGTCCTGTTGATGTATGCGGAAACACAGAATTATTTAAACGGCGGGCCAACGGCTCAGGGTATTGCCGCTTTACAGCAGGTAAGAAACCGTGCGGGAATCGGTTCATTAGCCGTACCAAGCGGCCAGCAGGCGTTTGAATCAGCCATTGTTCAGGAGCGTAAGTGGGAATTCTCAGATGAATTTATGCTTCGTACCGATCTGATCAGGATGAACCGTCTTGCCAGTGAAATCGCTGCGACAAAACAGACGATGAAAAATTTATCCAACCGTACCGGTCAGTTTGCATCAACACCAATTTACAGACTTTACAAATATCACAAAAATACGCAGGTATACGGAGATCCTTTTCTGGCAGTTACTTATATCGATTTAACAGATCCTGCACAGATTGCACAGGTTCAGGCAGTTCCTACCAATTCTTCAGGATATGCAGCCTATCAGACGACGCTTAGAAATATAGCATTGGCAAACGGACAGACTTCAACAGCCGATGATAAATGGTATCCCGCAAATATGTTTCAGGCATATACCAGTACGTTTAACGGGAACGCCAGAAAGGCCGTAGGATTTATTGAAGGCTTTAACCAGCTTCAAGTCGGTAATATTATCTATACAAAACCAACCGGTGCGTTTGAAAACGGAGGCGTGTACCCAACCTGGATCGAAGGCAACGGAGACGGCCTTTTCTACGGATTTGTACCGAACAAAACAGAACTGCTTCCTTTTGCTGCGGCTTCTGCAGGGCACCCGCTGGTGGACAACCCGAACCTGACCCAGCTTCCCGGATATTAA
- a CDS encoding SusC/RagA family TonB-linked outer membrane protein: MSLIIKHKNIKRIVFPAFMLSTSFVWGQQAVNDTLKRDVKDIEEVVVIGYGKVKKSDLTGSVASVSAKDLAATPAMNALQALQGRAAGLNIVTAGGAPGAGANVTIRGGASITQGTEPLYIVDGFQLDNALNIINPNDIESIDVLKGASAIAIYGARGSNGIIVIKTKTGKKGRVTISYNSFMSFDMLSKKLDMVSNAEQYVKYQYELAQLSGGATKWSNVFDNSLGTDTPGFYTGAYSRISNRYGSAPTLDWQEKMLGGTGVTQNHNVSVSAGTDKTQTFISYNYNKQDGLLQNFSETRNSLRANVNSELYKGIRLDFSSMFTSNSTNGGGAYSGMKKILLQPITGGTLFTQDQLFNTQTFPDFSALDSSFDTENPYIETAASTQNRRARTFLANVGLEFDLLKNFTFRTAGSYNWTNTKSTAFSDRNSRAFLTDPVNTGINGSIGNSEAYRYQITNTLTYNTTLGEKHKITGLIGNEIIYQENESNSMRLIRFPTILNYGLDDVSNATVADKSADRSSLSLLSYFARVNYNYDNRYLLTGTIRRDGSSKFGPENRWGLFPSVAAAWRVSEEGFWKNSKIENYVNDLKFRFEYGIVGNNSIPNNVFRTNVTATDYPSNNTIGNLALMTSSVLGNRIVQWEEMRSTNLGVDLALFNNRIKLTGEFYNNNVSSMLLETVLPASTGYRSQFVNVGSMKNTGMEFTLNSVNLKSENFRWSTDANIGFNKSKVLSLDEGRTFRTFSVGGNRSGMVTYYANVGEELGDMYGYVYQGIYTTDDFTQGPNGTFILKAGVVKPASGTPKPGDMKFAADNAAGDQFTRKLVKIGNGTPDFIGGISNNFSYKGFDLAVFLKFSVGGDIYNATKQSLSPYGVFQNVPSEFGDNYYHLIDPNTGQATTNLERLKELNPNEGSSLWSLSNTNTANITYPSSYYVEDGSYLRVSIVTLGYSFPKEFLSTVRLTNARIYATVNNLATITGYSGYDPEVSAASGVAVTPGYDSSSFPRSRSYVLGINLTF; encoded by the coding sequence ATGTCTTTGATAATTAAACACAAGAATATAAAGCGAATCGTTTTTCCTGCTTTTATGCTTTCGACAAGTTTTGTCTGGGGGCAGCAAGCGGTGAATGATACGTTGAAAAGGGATGTAAAAGATATTGAGGAAGTAGTAGTGATCGGTTACGGTAAAGTTAAGAAATCAGACTTGACGGGATCGGTAGCTTCAGTTTCTGCAAAAGACCTGGCGGCAACACCGGCAATGAATGCACTGCAGGCACTGCAGGGAAGAGCGGCCGGACTGAATATTGTTACAGCGGGCGGTGCACCGGGCGCCGGGGCAAACGTAACCATTCGTGGTGGGGCTTCCATTACCCAAGGGACGGAACCGTTATATATCGTAGACGGTTTCCAGCTGGATAATGCACTGAACATCATCAATCCCAATGATATCGAAAGCATTGATGTACTGAAAGGAGCTTCCGCCATCGCCATCTATGGTGCCCGTGGTTCCAACGGTATTATTGTTATCAAAACAAAAACCGGAAAAAAAGGGAGGGTAACCATCAGCTATAACTCTTTTATGTCATTTGACATGCTTTCCAAGAAGCTGGACATGGTTTCCAATGCGGAGCAGTATGTAAAATACCAGTATGAACTGGCCCAGTTAAGCGGCGGCGCCACAAAATGGAGCAATGTGTTTGACAACAGTCTGGGAACAGATACTCCAGGGTTTTATACCGGCGCGTACAGCAGGATCAGCAACAGATACGGATCGGCACCCACACTGGACTGGCAGGAGAAAATGCTGGGAGGAACGGGTGTTACACAGAACCATAATGTAAGTGTTTCTGCAGGTACGGATAAGACCCAGACCTTCATCAGCTACAATTATAACAAACAGGACGGCTTGCTGCAGAATTTCAGCGAAACAAGAAACTCATTGCGTGCCAACGTCAATTCAGAACTGTATAAAGGAATCCGTCTGGATTTCAGTTCCATGTTTACTTCAAATTCAACAAACGGCGGCGGTGCTTATTCCGGAATGAAGAAAATATTGCTTCAGCCGATTACCGGAGGAACACTGTTTACCCAGGACCAGTTATTCAATACGCAGACTTTCCCTGATTTCTCGGCTTTGGATTCTAGTTTTGATACAGAAAACCCATATATAGAAACGGCAGCATCTACCCAGAACAGACGTGCCAGGACATTTCTGGCCAATGTAGGTTTGGAGTTTGACCTGTTGAAAAATTTCACATTCAGGACTGCGGGCTCTTATAACTGGACGAATACCAAATCAACGGCGTTTTCAGATAGGAATTCCCGCGCTTTCCTGACGGATCCGGTAAACACAGGGATCAATGGAAGTATCGGGAATTCTGAAGCCTACCGTTACCAGATTACCAATACCCTGACTTATAATACGACGTTAGGTGAAAAACATAAAATTACCGGGCTGATCGGGAATGAAATTATCTATCAGGAAAATGAAAGCAACAGCATGAGGCTGATAAGGTTCCCAACGATTTTAAATTACGGCTTAGATGATGTTTCCAATGCTACCGTTGCTGATAAATCTGCAGACAGGTCTTCACTTAGTTTACTTTCTTATTTTGCTCGTGTAAATTATAACTATGATAACCGTTATTTATTAACGGGGACGATTAGACGTGACGGATCCTCAAAATTTGGCCCTGAAAACAGATGGGGGTTATTTCCATCGGTAGCTGCGGCCTGGAGGGTTTCTGAAGAAGGTTTCTGGAAAAATTCTAAGATTGAAAATTATGTCAATGACCTGAAGTTCAGATTTGAATATGGAATCGTAGGAAATAACAGCATCCCGAATAACGTATTCAGAACCAATGTAACGGCAACCGACTATCCTTCCAATAATACAATAGGTAACCTGGCTTTAATGACAAGCAGTGTTCTGGGTAACCGTATTGTTCAGTGGGAAGAGATGAGATCTACAAACTTAGGGGTAGATTTAGCTTTATTCAACAACAGGATTAAATTAACCGGTGAATTCTATAATAACAATGTAAGCAGCATGTTGCTGGAGACTGTACTTCCTGCATCTACGGGATACAGAAGCCAGTTTGTGAATGTGGGTTCTATGAAAAATACCGGGATGGAATTCACCTTAAACTCAGTCAACTTAAAATCTGAAAATTTCAGATGGTCTACGGATGCCAATATCGGATTTAACAAGTCAAAAGTATTATCTCTTGATGAAGGCAGAACTTTCAGAACTTTCAGCGTAGGCGGCAACAGATCAGGTATGGTAACGTATTATGCCAATGTTGGAGAAGAACTTGGGGATATGTACGGATATGTGTATCAGGGGATTTATACCACAGATGACTTTACCCAGGGGCCGAACGGGACATTTATCCTGAAAGCGGGTGTTGTAAAGCCTGCATCCGGAACGCCGAAGCCGGGAGACATGAAGTTTGCGGCTGATAATGCTGCCGGAGACCAGTTTACAAGGAAATTGGTAAAAATAGGGAACGGAACGCCGGACTTTATCGGAGGAATCAGCAATAATTTTTCTTACAAAGGCTTTGATCTGGCCGTGTTCCTGAAATTCAGCGTAGGGGGCGATATTTATAATGCAACCAAACAGAGTTTAAGCCCTTACGGCGTGTTTCAGAACGTACCTTCGGAATTCGGGGATAATTATTATCATCTTATTGATCCTAATACCGGACAGGCAACAACCAATCTGGAAAGATTAAAAGAACTTAATCCTAACGAAGGCTCAAGCCTCTGGAGTTTAAGCAATACCAATACCGCCAATATTACCTATCCTTCGTCCTATTATGTGGAAGACGGTTCTTATCTGAGGGTTTCCATAGTTACGCTGGGATACTCTTTTCCTAAAGAATTTTTAAGCACGGTAAGACTGACGAATGCACGTATTTATGCAACGGTTAATAACTTAGCAACCATTACAGGGTATTCAGGATATGATCCGGAAGTTTCAGCGGCAAGCGGTGTTGCGGTTACTCCGGGATATGACAGTTCTTCCTTCCCAAGGTCCAGAAGTTACGTCCTGGGCATCAATCTTACATTTTAA
- the rhaT gene encoding L-rhamnose/proton symporter RhaT has translation MNALLGVFFHFLGGFSSGSFYLPYKKVKGWSWETYWLIGGVFSWIIVPPLAAFLTIPGFWEIIRNESSSILGLTFLFGALWGIGGFTYGLGVRYLGVALGSSIILGLCMVFGSLVPSVFYEFSPQSGKDNIGLMMSNPWGQFVLLGLFVCVIGIIISGKAGMMKEKELQTESTDPHGTSVKTEYKFGLGLIVSIISGVLSACFNFGLEAGKPMANVANEAWKLANPDQGEFLFQNNVTYVVVLWGGMAVNLIGCLYLAFKNKSYTDYTKKNVPVVKNIIFCALAGTMWFLQFFFYGMGESKMGNGPSSWILHMAFIIFIANLWGIIIKEWKGVSKKTVKTITAGMIVIFISILIVGYGNSLR, from the coding sequence ATGAATGCACTGTTAGGGGTTTTTTTTCATTTTCTGGGAGGCTTTTCTTCGGGGAGCTTTTATCTGCCATATAAAAAAGTAAAGGGATGGTCCTGGGAAACCTATTGGCTGATCGGCGGTGTTTTTTCATGGATTATTGTTCCGCCCCTGGCCGCTTTTCTTACCATTCCCGGTTTCTGGGAAATTATCCGGAATGAAAGTTCATCCATCTTGGGACTGACGTTTCTGTTCGGGGCACTCTGGGGAATCGGCGGTTTCACATATGGCCTGGGTGTGCGTTATTTAGGCGTGGCTTTGGGAAGCAGCATTATCCTGGGGCTTTGTATGGTTTTCGGGTCATTGGTCCCTTCGGTTTTTTATGAATTTTCTCCGCAATCGGGAAAAGATAATATCGGTCTCATGATGTCAAATCCATGGGGACAGTTTGTCTTGCTGGGGCTTTTTGTATGCGTTATAGGAATCATCATCAGCGGAAAAGCAGGGATGATGAAGGAAAAAGAACTGCAGACCGAATCCACGGATCCTCACGGAACTTCAGTAAAAACGGAGTACAAGTTTGGGCTGGGATTAATTGTTTCCATCATATCGGGAGTGCTGAGTGCCTGTTTTAATTTCGGGTTGGAAGCCGGAAAACCGATGGCCAATGTAGCCAATGAAGCATGGAAGCTCGCCAATCCGGACCAGGGGGAATTCCTCTTTCAGAATAATGTAACGTACGTTGTTGTGCTTTGGGGCGGGATGGCCGTCAATCTGATCGGATGCCTGTACCTGGCTTTTAAAAATAAATCGTATACCGATTATACCAAGAAAAATGTTCCGGTTGTAAAAAATATTATTTTCTGTGCACTGGCAGGAACAATGTGGTTCTTACAGTTCTTTTTCTACGGAATGGGAGAGAGCAAAATGGGGAATGGCCCAAGCTCATGGATCCTGCACATGGCATTTATTATTTTCATTGCCAATTTATGGGGAATCATCATTAAAGAATGGAAAGGGGTTTCAAAGAAAACGGTAAAGACCATTACAGCAGGCATGATTGTCATTTTTATTTCTATCCTGATTGTGGGCTACGGAAATTCCCTGAGATAG
- a CDS encoding glycoside hydrolase family 88 protein — protein sequence MKRSLIKSGIFAFVMAALSSCSVQKQSTAGKVEIPDRKEVLEVSRRANQYFMNKWPDTGKDIVGKKVWPSNLWTRAVYYEGLMALYKVDPKKEYYDYAMSWAVHHKWDLMRGTYTRNADHQACGQTYIDLYEIDGRKHPERIKNVKAAMDSMIATDKVDDWWWIDALQMSMPIFTKLGRITGEQKYFDKNYEMYAYTKYKHGGNGLYNQADKIWWRDKSFVPPYKEPNGEDCYWSRGNGWVVAALAKTLQDTPKSDPHYQEYLQDYKDLLAALLPVQREDGFWNVSLHDPTNFGGKEMTGTALFVYGMAYGINNGLIDRDTYLPVVAKAWNAIAKDSVQPNGFLGWVQGTGKEPKDGQPLSVSKEPDFEDYGLGCLLLAGSEVYKLK from the coding sequence ATGAAAAGATCATTGATTAAAAGCGGCATTTTTGCCTTCGTCATGGCAGCTTTATCCTCCTGCTCGGTTCAGAAACAAAGTACGGCAGGCAAAGTTGAAATTCCGGACAGAAAAGAGGTGCTGGAAGTTTCGAGAAGGGCCAATCAGTATTTCATGAACAAGTGGCCGGATACCGGGAAAGATATTGTCGGCAAAAAAGTGTGGCCGAGCAACCTTTGGACCCGTGCAGTGTATTATGAAGGATTAATGGCATTGTACAAGGTAGATCCGAAAAAAGAATATTACGATTATGCGATGTCCTGGGCAGTTCATCATAAATGGGATCTGATGCGCGGAACCTATACCCGGAATGCTGACCATCAGGCCTGCGGACAAACCTACATTGATCTTTATGAAATTGACGGAAGAAAGCATCCGGAAAGAATTAAAAACGTAAAAGCTGCCATGGACAGTATGATTGCCACTGATAAAGTGGATGACTGGTGGTGGATCGATGCCCTACAGATGTCCATGCCGATTTTCACGAAACTGGGCCGGATTACCGGTGAGCAGAAGTATTTTGATAAAAATTACGAGATGTATGCCTATACAAAATACAAACACGGAGGAAACGGCTTGTACAACCAGGCAGACAAAATCTGGTGGAGAGACAAAAGCTTTGTGCCGCCTTATAAAGAACCCAATGGCGAAGACTGTTACTGGAGCCGCGGAAACGGCTGGGTAGTGGCCGCTTTGGCGAAAACGCTTCAGGACACTCCGAAATCCGATCCTCATTACCAGGAATACTTACAGGATTATAAAGATTTACTGGCAGCTTTACTTCCGGTTCAAAGGGAAGACGGGTTCTGGAATGTAAGCCTGCACGACCCGACCAACTTTGGTGGCAAAGAAATGACGGGAACTGCTTTGTTTGTGTACGGAATGGCGTACGGAATCAATAACGGATTGATCGACAGGGATACCTATTTACCCGTTGTGGCTAAAGCATGGAATGCGATTGCAAAAGATTCCGTGCAGCCGAATGGTTTCCTGGGCTGGGTACAGGGAACCGGAAAAGAACCGAAAGACGGGCAGCCGCTTTCTGTAAGCAAAGAACCTGACTTTGAAGATTATGGCTTAGGCTGTTTACTGCTTGCGGGAAGCGAGGTTTATAAATTAAAATAG
- a CDS encoding rhamnogalacturonan acetylesterase yields MKIKFIIPIVVLVILIGASFQKLQDKPVVYIIGDSTVQNGSGKGSDSLWGWGSFMNLFLDSTKIEIQNHAKGGRSSRTFLTEGRWDSIMKTIKKGDYVLMQFGHNDGGELADTLRARGTIKGIGEESKDIYNPIRKVNETVYTYGHYMRKYAYEAKSKGAVPIIVSPVPRNKFSGKGKIEKDQYGIWAREVAGQTGAYFIDLNAMVINTYEEMGIEKVKAFFPKDHTHTNEAGAVLNAELVVKGIKQLKNCELKNYIK; encoded by the coding sequence ATGAAAATCAAATTCATTATTCCCATTGTTGTTTTGGTCATCCTGATCGGAGCGTCATTTCAGAAACTTCAGGATAAACCGGTTGTTTATATCATAGGGGATTCCACGGTTCAAAATGGTTCGGGCAAAGGTTCAGACTCACTTTGGGGCTGGGGAAGTTTTATGAATCTTTTCTTAGACAGTACAAAAATTGAAATTCAGAACCACGCAAAGGGTGGCAGAAGCAGCAGGACTTTCCTGACGGAAGGCCGTTGGGATTCCATTATGAAAACTATTAAAAAAGGGGATTATGTTTTGATGCAGTTCGGCCATAATGACGGCGGCGAACTTGCCGATACTTTAAGGGCAAGAGGAACAATAAAAGGCATCGGAGAAGAATCGAAAGACATTTATAACCCGATTCGTAAAGTGAATGAGACGGTTTATACATACGGGCATTATATGAGAAAATATGCATATGAAGCCAAATCCAAAGGTGCAGTCCCCATTATTGTTTCGCCGGTTCCCAGAAACAAATTTAGCGGAAAAGGAAAAATTGAAAAAGATCAATACGGGATCTGGGCCCGGGAAGTCGCCGGGCAAACCGGTGCTTATTTCATTGATTTAAATGCCATGGTCATCAATACATATGAGGAGATGGGTATTGAAAAAGTAAAAGCTTTCTTCCCGAAAGACCATACCCATACCAACGAAGCAGGAGCGGTCCTGAATGCAGAACTGGTGGTAAAAGGAATTAAGCAGCTGAAAAACTGTGAACTGAAAAATTATATAAAGTAA
- a CDS encoding rhamnogalacturonan lyase: MNVKFKFILGAILLSELLSAQRQMEYLKRGIVAAPSDSGIFVSWRLLGTEAQNTHFDLYRTENNVTKKLNAKPLSNETNFLDKTADKTKNYTYFVKSNTQDQSVDMDSAQYVANQKPYFSIPLKTPQGYTPNDASVADLDGDGEYEIILHQTGRSKDNSQKGETDPPIIQAYKMDGKLLWEINLGKNIREGAHYTQFLVYDLDQDGKAEIVMKTADGSKDGRGKFIGNPIKNYVNENGMVLSGPEFMTVFDGETGAEIHTVDYQVPRFAGSLNPTAEQMTETWGDAKGNRLDRFLGAVAYLDGKTPSVIMSRGYYTRTAIAAWDYKDKKLSLRWLFDTESSEENKKYRGQGNHNLTIADVDNDGKDEIVYGAMTVDDNGKVLNSTGFGHGDALHVGDLDPSNPGLEIFDIQERFDDAGAHFRDGKTGTVLWKLPSTVYSKQGKFQGPGRGLSLNIDPRYEGSESWAAGAGLKGIYDTKGKKISDKNPPANMGIYWDGDFLSEILDGTNVSKWDWKKEKSDLVFDARNFQCESNNGTKKNPALVADLFGDWREEVMYRTADNQELRIFSTTVPTKHRLYTLMHNPQYRLSIVWQNVGYNQPPHTDYYLDESIKEMPKPYIKTITPKK; the protein is encoded by the coding sequence ATGAATGTAAAATTCAAATTTATTTTAGGCGCAATTCTTCTTTCTGAACTCCTCTCTGCACAACGACAAATGGAATATCTGAAAAGAGGAATCGTTGCCGCACCTTCAGATTCAGGCATTTTTGTGAGTTGGCGTTTGCTCGGAACAGAAGCTCAAAATACCCATTTTGATTTGTACCGGACTGAAAATAATGTAACCAAAAAGCTGAATGCAAAGCCACTTTCAAACGAAACCAATTTTTTAGATAAAACAGCCGACAAGACAAAGAATTATACCTATTTCGTAAAATCGAATACACAAGATCAATCGGTAGATATGGATTCTGCACAATATGTTGCCAATCAAAAACCTTATTTTTCAATTCCGTTGAAAACGCCTCAGGGTTATACGCCCAATGACGCTTCAGTCGCAGATTTGGATGGCGATGGCGAATATGAAATCATCCTGCATCAGACCGGAAGGTCGAAAGACAACAGCCAGAAAGGAGAAACCGACCCGCCAATTATTCAGGCTTACAAAATGGATGGAAAGCTTTTGTGGGAAATAAATTTAGGTAAAAACATTAGAGAGGGAGCGCATTATACGCAGTTTTTAGTCTATGATTTAGACCAGGACGGAAAAGCGGAAATCGTAATGAAAACTGCCGACGGGAGCAAAGACGGACGAGGGAAATTCATTGGCAACCCGATAAAAAATTATGTCAACGAAAACGGAATGGTTCTTTCCGGTCCGGAATTTATGACTGTCTTTGACGGAGAAACCGGAGCAGAAATTCACACCGTGGATTATCAGGTGCCAAGGTTTGCAGGCAGTTTGAATCCAACGGCTGAACAGATGACCGAAACGTGGGGCGACGCCAAAGGAAACCGGCTCGACAGGTTTCTGGGAGCCGTTGCTTATCTGGACGGCAAAACACCCAGTGTGATTATGTCCAGAGGGTATTATACCAGAACGGCGATTGCAGCCTGGGATTACAAAGATAAGAAACTGAGCTTGCGATGGCTTTTTGATACCGAAAGTTCAGAAGAAAATAAAAAATACCGCGGACAGGGAAATCATAATTTGACGATTGCGGACGTTGACAATGACGGAAAAGACGAAATTGTATATGGGGCAATGACGGTTGATGATAACGGAAAGGTGTTAAACAGCACAGGTTTCGGCCACGGTGATGCGCTGCACGTCGGTGATCTTGATCCGTCAAATCCCGGACTCGAAATTTTCGATATCCAGGAACGTTTTGATGATGCAGGAGCGCATTTCAGAGACGGGAAAACCGGAACAGTTTTATGGAAATTACCGTCTACCGTTTACAGCAAACAAGGAAAATTTCAGGGACCGGGAAGAGGTTTGTCGTTGAATATTGATCCCCGCTACGAAGGTTCGGAATCCTGGGCAGCCGGAGCCGGACTGAAAGGGATATATGATACCAAAGGAAAGAAAATCAGTGATAAAAATCCACCCGCTAATATGGGGATTTATTGGGACGGCGATTTTTTAAGCGAAATTCTGGATGGAACCAATGTTTCAAAATGGGACTGGAAGAAAGAAAAATCAGATTTGGTTTTTGATGCCAGAAATTTTCAGTGTGAATCCAACAACGGAACCAAAAAAAATCCCGCATTGGTTGCTGATTTATTCGGAGACTGGCGTGAAGAAGTGATGTACAGAACTGCCGATAATCAGGAACTGAGAATTTTTTCAACAACCGTTCCTACAAAACACAGATTGTATACGCTGATGCATAATCCGCAGTACCGTTTGAGCATTGTGTGGCAGAATGTCGGGTACAATCAGCCGCCGCATACCGATTATTATCTGGACGAATCAATTAAGGAAATGCCGAAACCCTATATTAAAACGATAACTCCCAAAAAATAA
- a CDS encoding DUF4350 domain-containing protein, with protein sequence MTKNIIKTFALGTLLTFSFSNAQQKPKVVLDNFFNNEKKENKETKVLESWHYTWNDTSNGGFSLLGEIFTRQGAEISTLTTAPTKRDLKNANIYIIVDADIDKEAYGGKANLIDAKSIKNLVKWVEKGGVLVLMSNDKGNSEFENFNKLAQEFGIHFNEDSYNRVQKREFEQGKVMVPAGNEIFSEQKLYMKEVATISVKNSAKELLSAEGKNIAAVAKFGKGTVFALGDPWCYNEYIDGKKLPADFTNYQGTEEWVKWLLQQASRK encoded by the coding sequence ATGACTAAAAATATTATAAAAACATTTGCATTAGGAACTTTGCTGACCTTCAGTTTTTCCAATGCCCAGCAGAAACCCAAAGTGGTCTTAGACAACTTTTTCAACAACGAGAAAAAGGAAAATAAGGAAACCAAAGTCCTGGAATCCTGGCATTATACCTGGAACGATACCAGCAACGGTGGGTTTTCTTTACTGGGAGAAATCTTTACCAGACAAGGTGCGGAAATTAGTACGCTGACCACTGCTCCGACCAAAAGGGACTTGAAAAATGCCAATATTTACATCATCGTAGATGCTGATATCGACAAAGAAGCTTATGGTGGTAAAGCGAATCTGATCGATGCAAAATCTATAAAAAATCTGGTAAAATGGGTTGAAAAAGGCGGTGTTCTGGTTTTAATGAGCAACGATAAAGGAAATTCCGAGTTTGAAAATTTCAATAAGTTGGCGCAGGAATTTGGGATCCATTTTAACGAAGACAGCTACAATAGAGTTCAGAAAAGAGAATTTGAGCAGGGAAAAGTAATGGTTCCGGCCGGCAACGAGATCTTCTCTGAGCAAAAATTATACATGAAAGAAGTGGCGACGATTTCGGTGAAAAATTCGGCAAAAGAGCTGTTGTCTGCAGAAGGAAAGAACATCGCAGCCGTTGCAAAATTCGGTAAAGGGACGGTTTTCGCATTGGGAGATCCTTGGTGCTACAACGAATATATCGACGGCAAAAAGTTACCCGCAGATTTTACCAATTATCAGGGAACAGAAGAATGGGTGAAGTGGCTGTTACAGCAGGCTTCCAGGAAATAA